GATATCGCGGCTCGGCATCCAGGAGGCCATATCCCATCGACTTGCCGGGATATTTCGACCACGGCAGTTGCCAGTGCGGGCCATCCTTGAATTGCTTCCAGTCGCCGCCCCATTCGATGGCGACACCTTCCTGCTCGGCGGCATCCTTCACGATCGGGCAGAGCTTGTGATACAGCGGCCAATCCCAGGACACCTGACCGTTGATCAGCGGCGCAAGATCCACCGCGTGACCGAAGCCGTTGGCGGCCTTGATATGGCGCGAGTTCATGGTCTGCGATGCGCCCTTGGCCACAAGCTGCTTTTGCCGCTCTGTCGTGCGCACGCCTTCAAGAACGGTGAATTCGACATCGCTCGTCTCTGCCGCGCGATCGACCACACGGACGAGATCAGGATGCACGCCGTTCAGCCGCGCGCGATCGCGCGGGCTCAATTCGAAACCCATCGATAGCTCCTGTGGATTGTCAGTGGCTCAAGCCGGCTGTCCGTTGGCCCGGCATTCGTATGCGACCTGAACCGGGATGCTCCAATCCAGATGCAGCATCCCGCGCGTAAAGTCTGCGGTGCGGCTACGCATCTTGTCGCCGAAGGCCGCGCATTCGGCCTCGGTGCCGAATGTGGTGACCTCCGGAATCGGCACCACGATCGGCCCCTGCGCCGACAGCGTCGCAACAATCCAGATGAGCGCGATCATCGCCGCCTCCCCCGCTTTCGTGCTGATGCATTGAGACCGCGCTGGCCGCAGAAAGACGCGCCGCGCTGGCCGGTGTTGAAATGGACGTGACCCATGCGGCAGTAGGTCATGACGAAGACGCCCTGAGATCGCAGGAAGGCGATGGCCTCAGCCTTGCGTCGCGTCTTGAAATCCACCGCCATGCCGTAGCGGTGAAAGGACGGGCGCCGCGTGCCTGCGATCACCGCCCCGGGCCGACAGGTCGAGATGATCGACACCGCGCCGATACGGGCTTCCAGCCGGTCCAGGATCGCCCTCGTCTGCCCTGTCAGGCACGCGCGGCCAGTCGAGGCCTTGGCATACCCCTTGATCGCGCCGGGCTGGGCATGGACATTCCATGGGCCTTGAAAGGCCATGACTGGAGAGGCCACGCACAAGAGCGCGGCCGCGAAAAGGCATCGCAGCATCAATTCACCTGTGAATTGTGTGATTAGCCGGTCAGGTCAAAGCGGCCGGCAGTCCGCTAACGTGGTGTACGCGAGCGCGCTTTCTCGGCCAGAAACCGCGTTGCCGTATTCAACTTGTAGTCTCTGTATATCGTGAGTGGTGGAAGCCACACATTCGCGGCCTAGGCGCACCCTCCCCAGTATGCTACCGGTTTCCGGGGTGGGGGATTAAAAATCGTGACTTGCTATCTCGCTTTTCATTGTCGAACGCCTGAAATTTCATCTCTCATCGAACAGGCTGATTTGCTGGACTTCTTGCCGCCAAAACCTGTGCATTCGCATAGGTGGCTGAGAGAAAAGGCAGGCATCCTGTCGTGGTCGTGGGACGCGCCGCTCGATCGGCCGTTGGAGCAATCCGCTCACCATGCAATCCAGATTTGCGGTCGACCACGATCGGGGGATAAGCAAGCGGACGAGACCGCTCTTCATTCGCATTTTTCATCCAAGAAAACAGCCGCCGCCTTCGACGGAGGTTTCAGCTTTGTCTCTGTTAATTCGGACAACGTCTGGTTTGCACGCGGACTGAGCGGCCAGTTCCCGGTCTATTGGAGAGAGATCGAAAGCGGCATCCTGATTTCGAACAGGATATCACTGCTGTTCTCTATCGGCCCCGATCCCAAGATCGATCAGCGCGCAGTGGCGTGGCTGGCTGGCCGAGGATATTTGCCTGCCGAGTTCACGACCTACCAAGACGTCAACCGTCTCATGCCAGGTCAATCAGTACACGTCAGCAAGGGCGGCTTCCACGTCACGCGCCCCGCTATATCGGACATGGTCAATCCAGTTACGACTGACCAAGTCCTCGATCTTTTGATGACCGCGCGCTCCAATCACATCAGAGACTTCGAAACGTTGCCAGATGCGGCACTCGAATTCTCCCTCAGCGGCGGAAAGGACAGCCGCGCAATATTCGAGATGGCAAGAAAATCTGGCCGGCTTGATGATCGCGCCACCGCATATACGAGCGGCGAGCTTTATTCTCCAGAAGTGCTTTCAGCTCAAGATATCTGCCAATCCGCCAAGTTCGCTGGACATCAATTGCGGCGACCAACCCTCGCTCATCAAACCCTCAATCTCCCATCGCTGATCGCCAACACAATCGAGGCGAGCGAAGGAATGCTCTCTCTGTTCGACACCATGCGCATTGTGGTCAACAAACGCGTCGCGATCGGAGGGCACCAGAACGGCTTAAGAGGCACATTCTTCAATGGGCTAAAGGTTGGCAGCGCCGGCGTCGCGGCAGCCATGGTCGAGCACTACACCCCTGATCCATCAAACGTTCTGACCCACAATGCTTTGGACGAAGCGAGGGTCTGCTTTAGCAGATCAATGCGACATCTGCAGTCGTTAGGTGTTTCCGAAGACAAGCTGCCGTTGGCGTTCATGTGGTTCGTGAGAACTCATGGATGGGTGAGTGTCACATCGAATACAAACACATGCGTTTCGAACGAGATGCACCCGCTATTAGACTTCGATCTCATTTCGTTGGCACTCAGGATGCCCCATCATCTGGTCGATGCGGAAGTGATCCACTTCGCTCTCACCGCTTCCGACGACGCGAAACTCCAGACGATACCATTTGCTCAACAATCATGGACCGAGCGGCTCCCCGATGCCTTGAGGCAAATAGGATGGCGCGGGCCAAAGGCCGAACGGATCGCGCCTTACGAATATCTTCCTGTTTTTCCGAATGGCGGGCACCCCTTTGTCACCAACGCCAAGCTCCAACTTCTAGACCTTCTCGAGCCGTGGATGCGCATCGCCGTCGAAGCGTTTCCAGACGTTGTAAAAACAGACGACGCTATGTCGAGAATCTCGCAGAGAAAATCGACGACTTCGCTAAAGATGATTGGCCTGCTGGGTCTTGCAACGATCGGTCTCATTTCTCAGTTCGGGCGAGATATTTTCCGGGCCTCTGGGCGAAAAAAGATCGTCGAAACTCTTCGGCCCGCCGCCCCAGCGACAACGATCAAAACACGCACGATTGAGGACGACGATAAAATAATCGATGCCTACGAAACCTCGATCGGATCCCTGGTGAGGGAGCTTCAAAAGCGCCACTCTACCTTCGTCAGTGCGGCGCCAGCGAAGCCATGGAGACACATCGAAATTTCAAACCGTAGCGGCAGAAAAGTCCTCTGGTCCGTGGAAATCGACGACACAAAAACATCTCCGCGCGAACTTGAAGCGTCTGGTACTTTTACGCTCGGCGTCAGAACTTACGGCAAGGCTCAATTGTTTGCCAAGGACACAAACCAAGAGATCACCGTGCCATTCGAGTTGAGGGAATCGGACAGCACCATAAGCCTGATCATCCCACCCTATAGCGCCTCCAAGCCGCTCAGCAGCGCGCTCAAGCGACTGTTGCGGCTGCCAACTTCGGTTGATGGCGGACCGAGTGCAAAATGAAGCCAGATGATTTTTATCGACCGAATAGACCGATTTGGTTAGGATCCATAGAAGACCTCAACACGATAAGCTCTTACTGAAGCGTTGTCTGCACCGTCAGACAGTTGGACCGTAAACACAATCTCTGACGCCAAATTAGTATTAACGGTTCCAGAGCCAAAGGCCCCGGCCCCCGGGCCCCAGCCGCCAGTGGTTTGATTGATTGAGACGTCTTGGACATTGACGGCGTTTTTATTGAATACATCAGCCATCGCCTTGAACGAAAGGCTCGTAGTGTTTGACACTTGGGTCATCACGACCCCGGACGCTCCGGCACCAGCAGCGCCCCATCGTATTCGATGCGTCTTTGAACCGGCGCTATTGTTGTTCGCGAACATCCCCATGATTCGGATGCCGCCATTTGGGCCAAGCGCCCCCGCCGGAATTGGGACTGTGATCAGGACCGTTTCAGAGGTCGTGCCTGTATGAGTTACTGTGACGCCAGACTGAATGACGGATTGCGCTGATTCAGATGTGGGGCCAACGCGCCGCTTGCGAACGCCGGTCGCAAAATCAGTATATTCGATAATTGACGATGCATTCTGCGAGCTTGAGCAGATCGAAGTAACATCCCTCATTACGCAACCGAGATAGAGCGATGGATCAGGCTTGACGCCTAGATTTTCTTCTTCCAACACAGCTCGGAAAACATTGCGAAATACGTTGTCGTTTGCAGAGTGATTACCGCCGGTATATAGCGTCGCGTCCTGCGTTTCATTGCGACTGTGGATTGCGATTTGATCGACGTTGGCACGATCTCGCATTTCAAACGTGTTGCCGTTAACTGTCGCTCCGCGAGCGCCTACAAAAGAGAGTGCCTTTACGGATGTGAGCTTGAGACCGGTTGTGGGATGGTAGCCCCAATCAAGGAACAAATTGTCATTTACGACGGGTCGCGTAATGCCACGCAAATCAACACATTGAAGATTGTTGCGGAAACTATTGCCTATTATCTCTGCCCGCCGCGCTGGAGCCATCTGCGGCGCAGCGTTCGTCCATCCAGTGTGAACTCCCGAGATGCAATCCTCAATGTTGCATCCTATGACTTGTAAAAGCTCCATTTCGCGATGACCACCAACCCCGTACTGGCAATTGATGGCCTTCAGGCCGCGCACAATGGCGCTGCCACGGAGGCCATACACGGGGTTGCCCGATAAATAGCAGGCCTTATCGCCAAACCCCCTAATAATTCCGCCGGACACCTCTAATAAGTTAAACCCAATTGCTGCAACACCACTGTCAGAGTTTGCGTTGTCGGCGGTCGCCCCTCCATACATATCAGGCTCGTTGACTATCAGGTGGTCAAGATACCAAGCCGCAATAGCAGACGCGCCGCTGTCACCCGAAGCCGTGACGCCGTACTGGCAATCTATCTTTGGAGCGTTGAAAGTCACCTTTCCTTGAGGGTCTCCAGTCGGGCCGCGGATATCGAAGACAGCATCTCCAACGTCCTCGCCCTGCTTTAAAACCAGCTCGGCGCCAGGGCGCCATTCCAGCACGAACTCATTCGTAATGTTGCCTTTGGCCAATCCGGCACCAAGCTGATACGGGCCATTGTCATCAAATATCAAACATCCGCCGACAGCATGGGCCCAATCGAGGGCAGCCTGCAATTGCGCGTGACTAACCTCGGTATCACTTGAAAAGGCGCCGAACTGTGAAGCCTTCGCCGTCAGCTTGGTAATCGCAAAATATTGCGAGCCATTGAGAACGTAACCGTCGTGATCAGGCTGTGTGGCAACCAGATCGTACTCCGCGCCGCCCCCGTCCCCCGGCGAGTTGTATCCAAGCGTCGTGATGCGTTTTGCGGGTCCAATGTTGGCGGTGGCGGCGGCGGCTTTTGTGTCTGCGATACCTGCCCCGCTCACCGTCAGATATGCGGGATCCGACCAGACGCCAGGATCCGCAGTCATTGTAAAGAGGGCAGCCCGGCCATCGCCGGTATCGGAAACTAAAACAACGAAGCCCTCCTCTTCCTCATCATAAGCAGCCCGATCAGAAATCGTGTCGACTTGAACATTGTAAAATACCGTTTCTGTTAGATAGAGATCGCCAGAAAGATCATCGATGTCGAAGGCCGCCGCCGTGCCGAGCGGCACTTGACGCCACTCTTGCGAAAAACCATCTGCTGTTGCAACGATGCGATACCGCCCAGCCGGCGCATGGAAAAATGCGTAGCCGCTGCTGTCCGCAGTGAACGGATTGCTTTTGTTGGCCAGACCGTCGTAATCAGCCTTCAACGCCTGGCGCGCGCCACCCTGCTCACGATAAACATTGATTTGCGCATTCGGCACGACATCGCCATTCGCGCGCACGATCGTGGCCTGCCAACGAGAGTATGGCATTCGTTCAACCCATCTATTTCAGGAAAATTGGGAAAACTC
The genomic region above belongs to Pseudorhodoplanes sinuspersici and contains:
- a CDS encoding M15 family metallopeptidase, translating into MGFELSPRDRARLNGVHPDLVRVVDRAAETSDVEFTVLEGVRTTERQKQLVAKGASQTMNSRHIKAANGFGHAVDLAPLINGQVSWDWPLYHKLCPIVKDAAEQEGVAIEWGGDWKQFKDGPHWQLPWSKYPGKSMGYGLLDAEPRYQDEPIPDDFPYQVGTPRTATKSKINWSLGGIGTAAAGAGAAIWNNTGSVALICLTVILVLCIIIFREELKAIARERLG
- a CDS encoding carboxypeptidase-like regulatory domain-containing protein, which codes for MPYSRWQATIVRANGDVVPNAQINVYREQGGARQALKADYDGLANKSNPFTADSSGYAFFHAPAGRYRIVATADGFSQEWRQVPLGTAAAFDIDDLSGDLYLTETVFYNVQVDTISDRAAYDEEEEGFVVLVSDTGDGRAALFTMTADPGVWSDPAYLTVSGAGIADTKAAAATANIGPAKRITTLGYNSPGDGGGAEYDLVATQPDHDGYVLNGSQYFAITKLTAKASQFGAFSSDTEVSHAQLQAALDWAHAVGGCLIFDDNGPYQLGAGLAKGNITNEFVLEWRPGAELVLKQGEDVGDAVFDIRGPTGDPQGKVTFNAPKIDCQYGVTASGDSGASAIAAWYLDHLIVNEPDMYGGATADNANSDSGVAAIGFNLLEVSGGIIRGFGDKACYLSGNPVYGLRGSAIVRGLKAINCQYGVGGHREMELLQVIGCNIEDCISGVHTGWTNAAPQMAPARRAEIIGNSFRNNLQCVDLRGITRPVVNDNLFLDWGYHPTTGLKLTSVKALSFVGARGATVNGNTFEMRDRANVDQIAIHSRNETQDATLYTGGNHSANDNVFRNVFRAVLEEENLGVKPDPSLYLGCVMRDVTSICSSSQNASSIIEYTDFATGVRKRRVGPTSESAQSVIQSGVTVTHTGTTSETVLITVPIPAGALGPNGGIRIMGMFANNNSAGSKTHRIRWGAAGAGASGVVMTQVSNTTSLSFKAMADVFNKNAVNVQDVSINQTTGGWGPGAGAFGSGTVNTNLASEIVFTVQLSDGADNASVRAYRVEVFYGS